TGCAGCTTAGTCAATTGAGAGATTTATTTTACAATTCCATTAATTGTGCTTATAAAGTATCAATTCACAGATTTCGCCTACCAAAATAATACTGGTGTGAGTTACTCTATTTTTCTTATTACATGCAATtataaacatgaaattaaagttTATATCTATCCACTTAGAGTTCGAAGGCACCGCGAAAATTGGGACTCGTTTCCGAGTTGAATAAACAATAGTTGATTAAatgtcaaaaatcaacaaataatGTGATCTCTCAAGAGAAccaacaataaataaataataattttgtcaAGTTCAGGAGCGGTTAGATTGAAAAGATTGGAGTTCATCAAATGGATAATTAAACATAAATTTAGATATATATAATCGAAAGATAAGAGTCATAACCCTCCCActtcaacaaaaataaattaatttagtttCAAATTGgatgaaaagagaaaataaggTGTTGAATAAATGATTCAATCTTTACTTTTATGTATTATATCTTGCTATAATATTGTAAAAATACCACAGTATGCTTCTtaatctatattttatttttatcttgcTATAATATTACACCATTAAATTAGAAAGTAGAAACACGCCATAAAATACTTCTTATTTTCCACCCTAATTGATCATATTAAATTAGCAATTCTCTATTCAACCATTTTAGCCGTAAATGTAACTTTGCCATATTATAATACACTAGTTAACCAAAATATCAAAGTTGATTAAATTTTCCGAGAAACTAATTAATTTCCTAGTTTAACCTTCGAGTTGAaatcaataaaacaaaatcagaCATTATtagcaaaaattaaaaaaattgaaaaaatgcaTTCAtttaatgagagagagagagagagaaactgtATGTATTCATGTGTGAAGCGGCGGAGTAAACACCGGCACCGTCGCAACAAAACCACCGCAGGACTTCAAACCCAACCCATTATACTTATAGCACTCCGCCGCGGCTTCCTCCACACTCATATCACAATCGATCGCCTCATTGACGATTTCAGGACGTCGcatctcctcctccgccgcatCGCCGCCGCTCTCCTCAACGCCGTCGTCGTCGTCAACGTGGACGAGGTTGAGAACGAGGCGTCCATCAGATCGATCGGCGACGAAATAGTCATGGCACCTCACTCTCTCCTCTCTGATTATCAATCTGCCGTCGCTCGTGTAGTACTTCCTCATCACCCACGGCATTGGCGACCGGTGACTGTCCGCGCGCACAAGCCACGAGATCGGCGGCGGAAGCTCCTTCTTCTCCGGCGCCGCGGGGCGCCTGTGCCTGCTGCGGACTGCGGCGACGTCCGATCCGAGATCCAGACAGCTCTCGGCACCGATGCGGTCTCCGAATTCCGGATCTGGCATGTCAATCGATCGGTAAGGCAAGGGATTTGGTGATTGTGAATTTGGGGGTTTTCCATGAGCGGCTGAGATAAATATACAGGAATTGGGGGTGACAGCTAATCATAAAAAAATCCGGGGATTGGGTGAAATTATTATTCGGATTACGATACctgaattaatattaattttgaattatgaGAGAATTAATTTAGGaaaattaattctttttttaaaatttttttctgatttggtAAATCTTGATATTTCCGGTTGGATTTCCCTTTCCATGCCGTGATAATATGAAAAACTCTTTGATGCATTACCATATTCGTTTTACACAAGAAAATGACTATAGTCAGAATTGTAATATAAATGTGTGATGTGTCTAATTAATTGAAATTACTGGATATAAACTAttgaatttaatatttatacattcgaTGCCTTATTTAACGAAATTACTAGTATTACTCATTCATTACGTCTTCGCCAGCTATTAAAATTGGATTAATTTAAGTTATtgttatggagtagtatatatttaagaaaaatatatcTTCTTTCTCAATTTCATTGTTTGCTCTTGAGttatgttaattaatttcaaAGTACTGTGAATTAGCATTTTGCGAACGCAACCTGTGTCATTATATAACaaaatcatttaatttattatcaataaTTTTGTTAAACAGTGTGCCGacttaataatactattatgaTCGGTCCAATTAAAGGAATGGGCCATTAATTTGTTTGCCTTAGCTGGCGTTCGGTTGCcgtgactaatatcatgagactatccatctaggattaagttgtgagattattttaattagagGGGGaggttatgactaattatcatgagactatccatctaggattaagttaaagggttcaatcttatgaaccaaacatgatacatatttaatcatgagatttaatcttatcaaccgaacacccctaaCATATAAATTAGTCTTAAATAAATGTACATATAAATAGttgtatatttattattattgttgttaaTTTAAATAGAGAATAAAACAAAGAACTGTTTTGGATGCATTCACATAAATTACTGTGGAAGTTTTCAATGAACCTGGTAGCCAGAATTTGAATAAATGAGAACTTACCAAATTCTGATTCTGACTACTATCATTTATCTCTGACCTCCACTTCTATTCGTACTTTATTAAAAGGAAATAAACAATGTCTTAAAatattgtaattaaattatcatAATTGCACATATCAtctgaaattttattttttaaaaaaattaatgttgaCGTCACTTATGACAAGTGAAACAATattgtattttaaaaaatattatcgCCGGAATTTTTCCGACTGATTTATGAGACATAAAAAATTGTTAGAGTTTCATACTCTATAGTATTTCTCGGTAATTAATAACCTTAATTTAATTTGCACAATGATTATTAACTCTAAACAAAAGTGGACAAAAAAAGGGGTATGTTGGTAGAGCATCTCCCGAGGAACAGGAGAAGAATCAGAAACAGTGACAGTATTTGGACCAATTTCCAAACCATTTTGTATATCAGTATATACGTACAAATATTTATTGCATGCcatcctaatttttttttttaaataaactttaattaattgcaTGGCATATGGCGACGTGCACTACAGCTACGTAATCATTAATTTGGATTGATTTATTCATCGTGTGTAGGATTATAATACTCATTAATGAATTTATGTTTGTTGCTAGTTTTAATGATCAACACTTCAACAGTAAAATCGTGGATTTTGATTAAATTCATCTGTCTTAAcctcaaattttaaattaaaaaatcaggATTGAAGCCAAGAAACTATAAAATACAAAGAAAATGACATAAATTCGGTTAGAGGAGAAAATAGAGAATATTTGAAATTGCTTGATTTTTCATTCCAATTATGAAGAGTGAACTAAAAAAAATGTCTCTGGACAATAGAATTTGCACATTTCCGATAtctaacaaataaattatcacTAGAAGTTTTTGCACTGTTTTCAAACTTTGTTGCCATATTTTTACTCTTTAGTCTTAAGGTTATTTTAAtctttatatttaatattttctctctcaccTTTTCTCTCTCTGTTTCCACTTTCTTCTCTTGCAtacactccctccatcccacaataagagtcatgtttttccattttggttcgtcccacaataagaatcaTATTTCACTTTAACCATAAATGACAAATAGACCTCATATTTTACCAaattatttcactcacattttattataaaatcaatatatataagtaggattcatattccactaacttattcaacacatttttctttaaatttcttaaaacccgcgtCATTACTAAATaagactcctattgtgggacgaggaaatatttatttaactttttttctcATCCCTCCATTTTCTCCGTATTTctcaattttatttcattttttctctctctgttCACTCCATTTTCTCCATTTTCACTCATCCCTCAATTTTCTTATCCCTTTGATCAGTTAAAACTTAAATGTCCAATACACATCAAAGTAAAGACAACTTTAATTTGATGagtatattatttataaaaaatgaaataaaagaatatttttaaaaaaaaattctttacaTGAGTATATTTTTGGACAAAATTGAAGCCATGTGTTTGAAATAATATCGtacaagatttttttttttatcttagaTGCGTCCTAAAAGTTGTGGCCGCCTTACTTTaggtattataaatatatttaatattgttAAACTTTGTTACTCTTACTGTATTCGGAATGACTAATTTCAATGTTGTTACTGTACTGTATTTCGATATGTCGTACTGAAATTCGGTATATCGATTTTTTATAGTTATCAGATTTCGGTTTGATATACCGCAATAtagatattataaatatatgtaatatatatgTGGCATTcacaattttatcattttttcggTCGGTAAATGAAATTTCGTACCGTTAACATAccaaaatcacggtataccaaaaatttaacATTTCAATATTCTTTCCACACCTAAATGTAATTGCATAGTATAATATTATGTCTTTTATCCTATGGAATAATCCCTCCGTCCAACATAAATGTTTTATACTGCCATTTTGGAACATTCATCgctaaatattagtactacatttcaaattaattatatttgaaaaATGCATTGTAcacattatattttattataaaactaatatatgagAATATAATTACTTGCAACACATTAACATTTTTCACCAATTTTGCTTTAtgtttattaaaattcatgtcaatgTCAAGTAAAGCAAGATATTTTATTCAAAATGGAAGGAGTGACACATAATCcaactaattaataaaaatattactagtattaacTAATGAACATACGCAATCATATAatgataatttaaaaaatattttattactaatattatatGCACTTACAAAATCACACAAAGATTATTTATATGTTAAAAAGAtttaattactagtattaattgttaaaataagttgaatcatgcatactccatattccataGGAAGAAGGACACAATAGTATAAGCAGTTATAGTTTTACACAATTTTGATTTCTTATTCTGAGTAATTGTAAtgatatttattatatatttagaTGATTAGATATACCTAATATGGAGTATGATTTATTTGGGGTTTGAAATTGTATATAAATGTGCATTAATACTTTCATCGATAAAGCTAGAAAAGTGCAAATTATATCAAACGTGCAAGGTGCGATGCTATAGATTTTTCCCTGGTATTTCTTTACTATAAAATGTGTAAATTAGTTTATATGCCataattataatttactttTAAAGATCACAAAATTTAAAAGTCAATTCGGATTTTGCCAATTCCAATTATTCAACTATATTACGTCAA
This sequence is a window from Salvia splendens isolate huo1 chromosome 5, SspV2, whole genome shotgun sequence. Protein-coding genes within it:
- the LOC121803520 gene encoding uncharacterized protein LOC121803520; its protein translation is MPDPEFGDRIGAESCLDLGSDVAAVRSRHRRPAAPEKKELPPPISWLVRADSHRSPMPWVMRKYYTSDGRLIIREERVRCHDYFVADRSDGRLVLNLVHVDDDDGVEESGGDAAEEEMRRPEIVNEAIDCDMSVEEAAAECYKYNGLGLKSCGGFVATVPVFTPPLHT